A genomic region of Alicyclobacillus sp. SO9 contains the following coding sequences:
- a CDS encoding enoyl-CoA hydratase has translation MAELVLKEKRANSVVLTLNRPESANALSVALLTALIKELNELQFDTDTRTVILTGAGEKVFCAGADLKERKGMSDREVRQTVHLIRQSMNTVARLPMPVIAAVNGMAFGGGTELALAADIRIAGRNAKMGLTETSLAIIPGAGGTQRLPRLIGLAKAKELIFTARRIDAETALALGLVNQVVEPGAVLDAAFELATEISANGPLAVRQAKLAMNQGNEVDLATGLTIEEQAYEIIIPTNDRLEGLKAFAEKRKPVYRGD, from the coding sequence ATGGCCGAACTAGTACTAAAAGAGAAAAGAGCTAATTCTGTAGTCTTGACTCTAAATCGCCCGGAGAGCGCTAACGCATTATCCGTAGCGCTGCTTACGGCATTGATTAAGGAATTGAATGAGCTTCAATTCGACACGGACACTCGCACTGTTATCCTGACTGGTGCGGGTGAGAAAGTCTTCTGTGCCGGAGCTGACCTTAAGGAACGAAAAGGTATGTCGGACAGGGAAGTTCGCCAAACAGTGCATCTCATCCGTCAGAGCATGAATACAGTGGCCAGACTTCCGATGCCTGTGATTGCGGCAGTGAACGGAATGGCATTTGGGGGCGGAACGGAACTGGCACTTGCGGCTGACATTAGAATCGCCGGTAGAAACGCAAAGATGGGTTTAACTGAAACAAGCTTGGCAATTATTCCCGGTGCAGGCGGTACCCAGAGACTACCGCGGTTGATAGGGCTAGCCAAGGCTAAGGAATTGATATTTACAGCACGTCGGATTGATGCTGAGACTGCGCTTGCACTTGGATTGGTCAACCAGGTGGTTGAGCCGGGAGCCGTGCTGGACGCCGCATTCGAGTTAGCGACGGAAATCAGCGCGAATGGACCGTTGGCGGTACGGCAGGCAAAGTTGGCCATGAATCAGGGAAATGAAGTAGATTTGGCAACAGGACTCACGATTGAAGAACAGGCGTATGAAATTATCATTCCCACGAACGACAGACTCGAGGGGCTCAAAGCGTTTGCGGAAAAACGCAAGCCGGTGTATCGCGGTGACTAA
- the bshC gene encoding bacillithiol biosynthesis cysteine-adding enzyme BshC gives MKYSRRQTNTGNQLADLHMRDFEKVAHLYDGQNPGHLDTYRQRAEALEMRFSSEHRHNLVAALVPYLKATNASNSALQQVERLRDRRAVAVVTGQQSGLFLGPMYSIYKALSAIGLASRLEEDLKRPVVPVFWIASEDHDFGEVDHAYLVDSENDIQRLRLSIEPHPHQMVYHQGLTAEAVNQVIAQANAVLPDASFKSECIASIREAFQPGMSLSTWFAVVLNQVLGDYGLVLVDPCLPQLRELVAPVWRTTLENVLPLRKNLDEVYQNVKSLGVEPAVIRDRSNTTMFYVEDGKRYVLQADDRGEMLTARQLDLTQPLGDWLKLAEENPSAFSSNVLLRPVVQDNLLPTLCYVGGGAEISYHPLSAGVFHTHQLTLPPLLLRQRMTLVPPAVQRSMNQFHVNHDIYEHPVNLVDKALANEGGDEIAFQISALKQDIESKWERFADRLAYLGPQIEEIAKNQAQKEQAGAERVRKKTELLLERQQQDKVRKLRGIERWLWTDGHLQERRLSLIAFWSRFGVDWIKELPRWADYQCQGVVYQVEL, from the coding sequence ATGAAATACAGTCGACGTCAAACAAATACTGGGAATCAACTGGCCGACTTGCACATGCGAGATTTTGAGAAAGTGGCACATCTGTATGATGGCCAGAACCCCGGTCACTTGGATACATATCGGCAGCGGGCAGAGGCTCTGGAAATGCGCTTCTCGTCCGAACACCGGCATAATTTAGTTGCTGCACTCGTCCCTTACTTAAAGGCCACAAACGCCTCAAATTCCGCTCTCCAACAAGTGGAGCGACTTCGCGACCGACGGGCTGTAGCTGTCGTTACAGGTCAGCAATCAGGTCTGTTTCTTGGTCCTATGTATTCAATCTACAAGGCGCTGAGTGCCATCGGACTGGCATCTCGGCTGGAGGAAGATTTGAAAAGGCCGGTCGTTCCTGTTTTCTGGATTGCATCAGAAGACCACGATTTTGGGGAAGTCGACCATGCGTATCTTGTTGATTCCGAGAATGACATTCAGCGCCTTCGGTTATCCATCGAACCCCATCCACACCAAATGGTGTACCACCAGGGTCTGACTGCTGAAGCAGTAAATCAAGTGATTGCACAAGCTAACGCAGTGCTGCCGGACGCTTCCTTTAAAAGCGAATGCATTGCATCCATACGAGAGGCCTTTCAACCCGGGATGTCCCTGTCAACGTGGTTTGCTGTCGTGCTAAATCAGGTTCTGGGAGACTACGGTCTGGTTTTGGTTGATCCGTGTTTGCCACAATTACGAGAACTTGTAGCGCCCGTTTGGAGAACCACACTGGAGAATGTCTTGCCGTTGCGAAAGAACCTGGACGAAGTGTATCAAAATGTAAAGAGTCTAGGTGTGGAGCCTGCAGTCATCAGAGACCGGTCCAATACAACAATGTTCTATGTTGAGGATGGAAAAAGGTATGTACTGCAAGCTGACGATCGCGGTGAAATGCTGACTGCCCGTCAGTTGGATTTGACCCAGCCTCTGGGTGACTGGCTGAAACTGGCTGAGGAAAACCCGTCTGCATTTAGTTCCAATGTACTTTTGCGGCCTGTGGTCCAGGATAACTTACTACCCACACTTTGTTACGTTGGAGGCGGCGCCGAAATTTCCTACCACCCGCTGTCTGCGGGAGTCTTTCATACACATCAGTTGACTTTACCTCCGCTGTTGCTGCGTCAACGGATGACGCTTGTTCCGCCAGCCGTGCAGAGAAGTATGAACCAATTTCATGTCAACCATGACATCTATGAGCACCCTGTTAACCTTGTTGATAAGGCCTTGGCCAATGAAGGCGGAGATGAGATTGCTTTCCAAATCTCTGCTTTGAAGCAGGACATTGAGTCAAAGTGGGAACGCTTTGCAGACCGGTTGGCTTATTTGGGCCCGCAGATTGAGGAAATTGCGAAAAATCAGGCACAAAAGGAGCAAGCAGGGGCAGAACGCGTGAGAAAAAAGACGGAACTGCTGCTTGAACGGCAACAACAGGACAAGGTCCGCAAGCTTCGGGGAATCGAACGTTGGCTGTGGACCGATGGACATTTGCAGGAACGCCGTCTCTCTCTGATTGCATTCTGGTCGCGATTTGGAGTTGACTGGATTAAAGAACTGCCTCGATGGGCGGATTATCAATGTCAAGGCGTTGTCTATCAGGTGGAGTTATAG
- a CDS encoding stage V sporulation protein D, with product MRVTQRTIRRRFVLLLFTLLAGIGALIGRLAYIQVIQSPWLTQKAHQLWSRSIPVQGLRGSILSANGKPLVYTASAPTVMAIPIQVKDKGQTASKLAGVLGMESAKVLKLLTKKTAIVYIAPGGRRITENQAKAVRALHLPGVYITEEGKRAYPDGNLAAQVLGITGADNQGLTGIEKQYDAQLAGQKGYINILTNARGERMPGQGEDYIPPTNGEDVELNINTQIQKFVQREIEQAVAEYNPDEVTAIVANPTTGAIVAMANYPTFNPARWKDYPASTYNRNLAIWKTFEPGSTFKVVTLSAALQENKVNLKDKFYDPGYYEVAGHKIKCWKAGGHGSESFLNVVENSCNPGFIAMGEKLGKQSLFSFIHKFGFGKKTGIDLPGEGNGILFKLNKVGPLELATTAFGQGVSVTPIQQVMAMSAIANGGLLMKPHVAKAFLNHDTGKVVKEIKPQVVRRVISKSTANQVRSALESVVAQGTGRGAYVDGYRIAGKTGTAQVAENGHYSSGHYIVSFIGMAPANDPKLVAYIAIDHPRPKNQPVFGGIIAAPIVGRILADSLSALGVPKSSAGIAHKKRVTDPMLVSVPDLTGMTVQKAAQTAIQSGAQLRTEVVGKGKYVIAQAPKGGTKVQNGSKIRLFLGNMPATGQSTGQSTGTGS from the coding sequence GTGCGGGTAACCCAGAGAACTATTCGGCGGCGATTTGTTCTGTTGCTGTTTACGCTTTTGGCAGGGATAGGTGCACTCATTGGGCGCCTTGCTTACATTCAAGTGATTCAATCTCCGTGGTTGACTCAAAAAGCGCACCAGTTGTGGAGTCGAAGCATCCCTGTTCAGGGGCTCCGCGGTTCAATTCTCAGTGCAAACGGAAAACCACTTGTGTATACTGCCAGTGCACCGACTGTGATGGCTATCCCCATCCAAGTGAAGGACAAAGGGCAGACTGCGTCCAAGCTGGCGGGTGTCCTCGGTATGGAGTCGGCGAAGGTCTTGAAGCTGCTGACGAAAAAGACCGCCATTGTATATATTGCTCCTGGGGGTCGCCGCATTACGGAGAATCAGGCGAAGGCAGTGCGCGCGCTGCATCTGCCCGGGGTGTATATCACCGAGGAAGGCAAACGTGCATACCCGGACGGCAACTTGGCCGCACAAGTCCTCGGTATTACAGGGGCCGACAATCAGGGCCTGACTGGCATTGAGAAGCAATATGACGCCCAGTTGGCCGGGCAAAAGGGATATATTAATATCCTGACGAATGCACGTGGAGAGAGAATGCCCGGTCAAGGCGAAGACTACATTCCGCCGACAAACGGTGAGGATGTAGAACTGAATATTAATACCCAGATTCAGAAATTCGTGCAAAGAGAGATTGAGCAAGCGGTGGCGGAGTATAATCCTGACGAAGTGACAGCCATTGTCGCGAACCCTACGACAGGTGCCATCGTCGCAATGGCAAATTATCCGACGTTTAATCCTGCTCGCTGGAAGGATTACCCTGCCTCGACGTATAATCGCAATCTAGCGATTTGGAAAACGTTCGAACCCGGGTCAACTTTTAAAGTAGTCACACTTTCTGCTGCGTTGCAGGAGAATAAGGTGAATCTGAAGGACAAATTTTACGATCCCGGTTACTACGAGGTAGCAGGCCATAAAATCAAGTGTTGGAAAGCCGGCGGCCATGGCTCTGAATCTTTTTTGAATGTTGTAGAGAACTCCTGCAATCCAGGTTTTATTGCTATGGGAGAAAAACTTGGAAAACAGAGTTTGTTTTCCTTCATCCACAAGTTTGGTTTTGGCAAAAAGACGGGGATTGATTTGCCGGGAGAAGGAAACGGAATTTTGTTCAAGCTAAATAAAGTAGGACCGCTGGAACTGGCGACTACCGCGTTTGGGCAGGGCGTCTCTGTGACGCCAATCCAACAGGTCATGGCGATGAGTGCCATTGCCAATGGGGGTTTGTTGATGAAGCCTCATGTTGCGAAGGCGTTTCTAAATCACGATACAGGGAAGGTCGTTAAGGAGATTAAGCCTCAGGTGGTTCGCCGTGTTATTAGCAAGAGTACAGCAAACCAGGTTCGCTCTGCTCTAGAGAGTGTGGTGGCGCAAGGAACAGGTCGGGGTGCATATGTAGACGGATACCGTATAGCCGGCAAAACCGGAACGGCCCAGGTTGCAGAAAATGGGCACTACAGCAGCGGGCACTATATTGTGTCGTTTATCGGTATGGCTCCGGCGAACGACCCGAAACTTGTGGCCTACATTGCCATCGACCATCCTCGTCCGAAGAATCAGCCTGTATTCGGAGGTATTATTGCTGCACCGATTGTCGGACGCATCCTGGCGGACAGTCTGTCTGCACTGGGTGTTCCCAAAAGCAGCGCCGGAATTGCGCATAAGAAAAGAGTTACAGACCCCATGCTTGTGTCTGTTCCGGATCTCACGGGAATGACCGTACAGAAAGCGGCTCAAACGGCCATTCAAAGCGGAGCTCAACTGCGAACTGAAGTTGTGGGAAAGGGAAAGTATGTGATTGCACAGGCACCCAAGGGTGGCACAAAGGTCCAAAACGGATCGAAAATTCGATTGTTCTTGGGGAACATGCCCGCAACCGGGCAGTCAACCGGACAGTCAACCGGGACAGGGTCTTGA
- the mraZ gene encoding division/cell wall cluster transcriptional repressor MraZ, translating into MLMGEYQHTLDNKGRMIVPVKFREELGTTFIMTRGLDKCLFVYPQPEWETLEAKLKALPMTRADARSFVRFFFSGATECELDKQGRILIPTTLRDYAQLERDCYVLGVSNRVEIWSQALWDSYSEKAEESFADIAENLVDLSF; encoded by the coding sequence GTGTTAATGGGGGAGTATCAGCACACCCTTGATAACAAGGGACGCATGATTGTTCCGGTCAAGTTCCGGGAAGAACTGGGAACAACTTTCATCATGACACGAGGCTTGGACAAATGCTTATTCGTCTATCCACAACCCGAATGGGAAACACTTGAAGCAAAGCTAAAAGCACTGCCCATGACACGTGCAGATGCAAGGTCTTTTGTCCGATTTTTCTTCTCCGGCGCAACAGAGTGTGAATTGGATAAACAAGGTCGGATATTAATTCCGACTACCTTGCGGGATTATGCGCAACTGGAACGCGACTGTTATGTCCTGGGGGTGTCGAATCGAGTCGAGATATGGTCACAAGCCCTGTGGGACAGCTATTCAGAGAAGGCTGAAGAGTCTTTTGCAGATATTGCTGAAAACTTGGTCGACCTGTCTTTCTGA
- a CDS encoding penicillin-binding transpeptidase domain-containing protein has product MKQAKKSRHRRRVLLIQGAFLLALGAVVIRMQVLQHVFGPLLLTKAQVNQDGAKTLLAQRGKILDAQGQALAYDVPAFMMDVKVKSFPDKQALAQMLASALKIPVSQAQPLVASNKYTWVRWPRSVSEIQKEAINKALNKMRAEAVQKAQQTHQPVSSVPRFTQFVTFSPTEKRVYPFGDFASNVLGYVDHKGGGQSGLEMQYNKILSGSNGKMTFVRDGDGFPIQSTVKTTVQPKPGEDIHTTIDSTIQSYVETSMNNIVSKYHPKHAAIIVENPDTGAILGMSSRPNFNPNQYWNSSSEALNTNWAVNSTFEPGSTFKVLTLAAALATHTINLNQTFMSGHMYVDGKRINDWKRSGWGKITFRQALEYSSNVGFATIALKLGWSNLLHYMKNFGYLSKTGIGLPNEATSIVFSKQNQHKIELATSGFGQGIAVTPLQQIAGVAAIANGGKLMKPYIVQQVTTDSGKVVKKVRPTVVNAHVVPQNIAATVSHVMALDVSKGIDSVAAIKGYSVAGKTGTAQIEKPTGGYYANRYIVSFIGYAPAKNPKVEVYVTVYNPHTKPGETWGSTVAAPAARNIMKECLAYYHVPPSSGAHTNAASATKPKSAVQYVQTPNLTRLSKTQASTKLKQEGLTAEWLNSGTTVSKQWPEAGIEVAKGTKMYLYSAQNTGSTKITVPNLTGASLREAGNIATVLGLKVSVTGQGYVTSQSIQPGTQVKQGAALHIVLSSPKLN; this is encoded by the coding sequence ATGAAACAAGCTAAGAAGAGCCGTCATCGCAGACGAGTGCTGCTGATTCAAGGTGCGTTTTTGCTGGCGTTGGGAGCTGTGGTTATCCGAATGCAGGTACTGCAGCACGTTTTTGGGCCATTGCTTCTGACAAAAGCGCAAGTTAATCAAGACGGTGCCAAGACGTTGTTGGCACAGCGGGGGAAGATTCTTGATGCACAGGGTCAAGCCCTTGCCTATGATGTTCCCGCATTTATGATGGACGTTAAGGTGAAATCCTTTCCTGATAAACAGGCATTGGCGCAAATGCTAGCTTCGGCTTTGAAGATCCCTGTCAGTCAAGCGCAGCCTTTGGTTGCATCAAACAAGTACACATGGGTTCGGTGGCCGCGTTCAGTGAGTGAAATTCAAAAGGAAGCTATCAACAAGGCATTGAACAAAATGCGGGCAGAGGCTGTTCAGAAGGCTCAACAAACCCACCAACCCGTTAGTTCAGTGCCTCGCTTCACTCAGTTTGTAACCTTTAGTCCGACAGAGAAAAGAGTCTATCCGTTTGGCGACTTTGCATCCAATGTACTTGGTTATGTGGACCACAAAGGTGGAGGACAGTCAGGTCTGGAGATGCAGTACAACAAGATTCTTTCCGGCAGCAACGGGAAGATGACTTTCGTTCGCGATGGAGATGGATTTCCTATTCAGTCGACTGTTAAGACGACTGTACAGCCGAAGCCTGGAGAAGATATCCATACAACCATTGACAGCACGATTCAAAGCTATGTGGAAACTTCCATGAACAACATTGTTAGCAAGTATCATCCCAAACACGCGGCGATTATTGTCGAAAATCCGGATACCGGTGCAATCCTCGGTATGTCCAGCCGGCCAAATTTTAATCCGAACCAGTACTGGAACTCCAGTTCGGAAGCACTAAATACGAACTGGGCTGTTAACAGTACGTTCGAACCGGGATCGACATTCAAAGTATTAACGCTGGCCGCTGCGCTTGCTACCCATACTATTAATTTAAACCAGACCTTCATGTCCGGGCATATGTACGTTGACGGTAAGCGAATCAATGACTGGAAGAGGTCTGGATGGGGCAAAATTACATTTCGTCAGGCTCTGGAATACTCGAGTAACGTGGGATTTGCTACGATTGCCTTAAAATTGGGTTGGAGCAATTTGTTGCATTACATGAAGAATTTCGGTTATTTATCTAAAACGGGAATCGGATTACCCAATGAAGCGACTTCCATCGTCTTCTCAAAGCAAAACCAGCACAAAATCGAATTGGCGACCTCGGGTTTTGGGCAGGGAATTGCCGTCACGCCGCTGCAACAGATTGCAGGAGTTGCAGCAATTGCGAACGGCGGCAAGCTGATGAAACCCTACATTGTACAGCAGGTTACAACTGATTCCGGAAAGGTTGTAAAAAAGGTCCGTCCAACGGTTGTGAATGCCCATGTTGTACCGCAAAACATAGCAGCAACAGTGAGCCATGTGATGGCACTTGATGTGAGCAAAGGTATTGACAGCGTTGCTGCAATCAAGGGATACAGCGTCGCTGGAAAGACGGGGACGGCTCAAATTGAAAAACCGACGGGAGGATACTATGCGAATCGTTACATTGTGTCTTTCATCGGTTACGCCCCTGCCAAGAATCCAAAGGTAGAAGTGTATGTCACTGTTTACAATCCGCACACGAAGCCTGGTGAAACATGGGGAAGCACGGTGGCAGCCCCTGCAGCACGCAACATCATGAAAGAATGTCTAGCGTACTATCACGTGCCGCCTTCGAGTGGAGCACATACGAACGCGGCTTCTGCGACAAAGCCCAAGTCTGCGGTTCAGTACGTGCAAACGCCGAATCTGACACGGTTGTCGAAAACACAAGCTTCCACAAAATTGAAGCAGGAGGGACTCACTGCAGAATGGCTCAACAGCGGCACAACCGTCTCGAAGCAGTGGCCAGAGGCTGGCATCGAAGTGGCCAAGGGCACAAAGATGTACCTCTACAGCGCGCAGAATACAGGTTCCACCAAAATCACAGTGCCAAATCTCACGGGCGCTTCACTCCGTGAAGCCGGCAACATTGCCACTGTCCTGGGCTTGAAGGTGTCCGTGACCGGTCAAGGCTATGTCACGTCGCAGTCAATTCAGCCGGGGACGCAGGTCAAGCAAGGCGCTGCACTGCACATTGTCCTGTCCTCACCCAAGCTAAATTGA
- the rsmH gene encoding 16S rRNA (cytosine(1402)-N(4))-methyltransferase RsmH — MSSFSHQTVLLKETVAFLRPRSTGRYIDCTLGGAGHTLELLQQSAPDGQLLCFDQDLTALNNARVVLADFLQTRVNLVHANFREVGQVARDQGFYSVDGVVFDLGVSSPQFDEADRGFSYRYDAVLDMRMDTSNDKTALQLVNEWTEHQLSRVFSEYGEEKFHRKIARAIVKKRADEEIRTTSELAEIVKGAIPAAARRSGGHPAKKVFQALRIEVNDELNALREALEQAFELLTPGGRIAAISFHSLEDRIVKQTFLKFAEGCICPSDFPICQCGRTPKADIVTRKPIMPSDEEQQSNPRSKSAKLRVVQKR; from the coding sequence GTGTCGTCGTTTTCTCACCAGACAGTTTTACTTAAAGAAACGGTTGCTTTCCTTCGTCCGCGGTCGACTGGCCGGTATATCGATTGTACTTTGGGCGGAGCTGGACATACCCTTGAACTTTTACAGCAGAGCGCACCGGACGGCCAGTTGTTGTGCTTCGATCAAGACCTAACAGCCTTGAACAACGCGAGAGTCGTACTGGCTGATTTTCTTCAAACACGAGTCAATCTGGTCCATGCGAACTTCCGGGAAGTCGGCCAGGTTGCGAGGGACCAAGGTTTTTATTCCGTTGATGGTGTTGTGTTCGACCTCGGGGTCTCCTCACCGCAATTCGACGAAGCCGACCGCGGGTTTAGCTATCGTTACGATGCGGTGCTAGACATGCGCATGGATACAAGCAACGATAAGACTGCGCTGCAATTGGTCAATGAATGGACTGAGCACCAGCTGAGTCGGGTGTTTTCTGAATATGGAGAAGAAAAATTTCATCGTAAAATTGCCCGAGCCATTGTGAAGAAAAGGGCAGACGAAGAGATACGAACGACGAGTGAACTAGCCGAAATTGTTAAGGGAGCAATCCCTGCAGCTGCCCGGCGTTCTGGCGGTCATCCCGCCAAAAAGGTGTTTCAAGCGCTTCGAATTGAGGTGAATGACGAATTGAATGCCTTAAGAGAAGCGCTCGAACAAGCGTTTGAACTATTGACACCGGGAGGAAGGATTGCTGCCATCAGCTTCCACTCCTTGGAGGATAGAATCGTGAAACAAACATTCTTGAAGTTTGCCGAGGGTTGTATCTGTCCGTCCGATTTTCCTATTTGTCAGTGTGGGCGCACACCGAAAGCAGACATTGTAACCAGAAAACCAATCATGCCGTCGGATGAAGAACAGCAGTCAAATCCGAGGTCAAAGTCGGCGAAATTACGAGTTGTACAGAAACGCTAA